One segment of Ferrimicrobium acidiphilum DSM 19497 DNA contains the following:
- the tuf gene encoding elongation factor Tu encodes MAKQKFERSKPHLNIGTMGHIDHGKTTLTAAITKVLSQRNPNVKFKPFDQIDKAPEEKARGITIAISHVEYETDRRHYAHVDMPGHADYIKNMITGAAQVDGAILVVAATDGPMPQTREHVLLARQVGVPYIVVALNKADMVDDEELLDLVELEVRELLNEYEFPGDDTPIVRVSALKALEGDAEWENKIIELMDAVDEYIPEPDRPLDRPFLMPIEDVLTIPGRGTVVTGKVEAGKIKVSEEVEIVGLRATQKTVVTGVEMFNKELGEGMAGDNVGVLLRGVKRTDVERGQVVCKPGSITPHTEFEANVYVLSKEEGGRHKPFFNHYRPQFYFRTTDVTGSIMLPEGTEMAMPGDNITIKVELGKPIAMDEGLRFAIREGGRTVGAGRVVKIIK; translated from the coding sequence ATGGCAAAGCAGAAGTTCGAGCGAAGTAAGCCTCACTTGAACATCGGTACCATGGGTCACATTGACCATGGTAAGACGACGTTGACGGCGGCTATTACAAAGGTGTTGTCGCAGCGAAATCCAAATGTGAAGTTCAAGCCTTTCGATCAGATCGATAAGGCGCCGGAAGAGAAGGCTCGTGGTATAACCATTGCCATCTCGCACGTCGAGTATGAGACCGATAGGCGGCACTATGCCCATGTTGATATGCCAGGTCACGCTGACTATATCAAGAACATGATCACTGGTGCGGCCCAAGTGGATGGAGCGATCCTGGTGGTTGCTGCAACTGATGGTCCTATGCCTCAGACTCGCGAACATGTCTTGCTCGCTCGTCAGGTAGGCGTCCCTTACATCGTGGTGGCGCTTAATAAGGCCGACATGGTCGATGATGAGGAGCTTTTGGATCTGGTTGAGCTAGAGGTCCGAGAGCTGCTAAACGAGTATGAGTTCCCTGGCGATGATACCCCAATCGTTCGGGTATCTGCACTTAAGGCTCTCGAGGGCGATGCCGAGTGGGAAAACAAGATCATCGAGCTCATGGATGCCGTCGATGAGTACATTCCTGAGCCTGATCGACCGCTCGATCGACCCTTCCTAATGCCTATCGAGGACGTGTTGACTATCCCTGGTCGAGGTACCGTCGTCACTGGTAAGGTCGAGGCTGGCAAGATCAAGGTATCTGAAGAGGTCGAGATCGTCGGACTTCGTGCTACCCAGAAGACGGTGGTTACTGGTGTTGAGATGTTCAACAAGGAGCTCGGCGAGGGTATGGCCGGAGACAACGTTGGAGTTCTCCTTCGTGGTGTGAAGAGGACAGATGTCGAGCGCGGGCAGGTTGTCTGCAAGCCTGGCAGTATTACTCCCCATACTGAGTTCGAGGCGAACGTCTACGTCCTTTCCAAAGAAGAGGGTGGACGTCACAAGCCGTTCTTCAACCATTATCGCCCGCAGTTCTACTTCAGGACTACGGACGTTACCGGAAGCATCATGCTTCCTGAAGGCACTGAGATGGCTATGCCTGGTGATAACATCACCATCAAGGTCGAACTTGGTAAGCCGATTGCGATGGACGAGGGTCTTCGGTTCGCTATCCGCGAGGGTGGTCGTACTGTTGGCGCTGGTCGCGTCGTTAAGATCATTAAGTAG
- the rpsJ gene encoding 30S ribosomal protein S10, giving the protein MSDKQRIRIRIKGFDHEILEASTQRIVDTVTRTQGKVVGPVPLPTDIHRYTVIRSPHKYKDSREHFEMRVHKRLLDIVDHSAKTVDALKRLELPAGVDIEIKIQNV; this is encoded by the coding sequence ATGAGTGATAAACAACGAATTAGAATAAGGATCAAAGGTTTCGATCATGAGATCCTGGAGGCGTCGACCCAACGTATTGTCGATACGGTGACGCGTACGCAAGGGAAGGTGGTCGGCCCAGTGCCACTGCCGACCGATATTCATCGGTATACAGTGATTCGCTCTCCTCACAAGTACAAGGACTCTCGCGAGCATTTTGAGATGCGGGTTCACAAGCGCCTACTCGATATCGTCGATCATTCGGCGAAGACGGTTGATGCGCTGAAACGATTAGAACTCCCAGCGGGTGTCGATATCGAGATCAAGATTCAAAACGTTTAA
- the rplC gene encoding 50S ribosomal protein L3, protein MASKTVVGEKIGMTQIWVDNDRVVPVTVIRVLPARVLRRKTMERDGYEALQVAVGVVQPSRLTKPVLGQFTSRGVEPGRKIMEFRLEGSQELGVGSQIDASAISTGDRVDVIGTSRGHGFSGGMKRHNFKGQGGSHGNHKKHRAPGSIGACATPARVFKGTRMAGQYGSERTTIMNLEVVRSEPDRQLLLIKGAVPGPRGAMVVIRDTVKGGKRI, encoded by the coding sequence ATGGCTAGTAAGACAGTGGTCGGCGAGAAAATCGGCATGACCCAAATTTGGGTGGATAACGATCGTGTCGTTCCGGTTACGGTGATACGGGTTTTGCCGGCGAGAGTGCTCCGCCGCAAGACGATGGAGCGTGACGGTTATGAGGCGCTACAGGTTGCCGTAGGCGTCGTCCAACCATCCCGGTTGACCAAACCAGTTCTTGGGCAGTTCACCTCAAGAGGAGTCGAGCCCGGACGAAAGATTATGGAGTTTCGACTAGAGGGGTCGCAAGAGTTGGGAGTGGGTTCCCAGATCGACGCCTCGGCTATCAGCACCGGCGACAGGGTCGATGTTATTGGAACTAGTCGTGGTCACGGATTCTCTGGCGGTATGAAGCGTCATAATTTCAAGGGCCAGGGCGGAAGCCACGGTAACCACAAGAAGCACCGTGCTCCTGGTTCGATCGGGGCCTGCGCCACTCCAGCGCGTGTCTTCAAGGGAACCCGTATGGCTGGGCAGTACGGTAGTGAGCGGACGACGATCATGAACCTCGAGGTTGTGCGTTCTGAGCCTGATCGTCAACTCCTGTTGATCAAGGGTGCCGTGCCAGGTCCACGTGGTGCGATGGTTGTCATTCGCGATACGGTGAAAGGCGGGAAGCGGATATGA
- the rplW gene encoding 50S ribosomal protein L23, whose translation MHAGDRYQVLRRPLVSEKSYNLMDTGVYTFEVDTDATKIDVRKAVEKLFEVKVAKVNTLNRKGKSTRNRRTGKVSFRPDTKIAYVTLREGFAIELLQR comes from the coding sequence ATGCACGCTGGGGATCGTTACCAGGTGTTGCGCAGACCACTCGTGTCTGAGAAGAGCTATAACCTTATGGATACCGGTGTCTATACCTTCGAGGTCGACACCGATGCCACGAAGATTGATGTCCGCAAGGCGGTGGAGAAGCTCTTCGAGGTCAAGGTGGCCAAGGTTAACACATTGAATCGCAAGGGCAAGTCGACGCGAAATCGACGCACCGGTAAGGTTAGCTTTCGTCCGGATACCAAAATCGCTTACGTGACACTTCGCGAGGGTTTTGCTATTGAGTTGTTGCAGAGGTAG
- the rplB gene encoding 50S ribosomal protein L2: MAIRRRKPTSAGRRFQSVSTFDELTKKAPEKSLLQPKSSSGGRNSKGRKTARHRGGGHKQQYRLIDFKRTKDGVPATVAAIEYDPNRNARIALLHYHDGEKRYILAPRGLKVGDKVQSGVGADITVGNALPLRAIPVGSVVHNVELRPGQGGKIARSAGMSVQLVGRDEVYATLRLPSTEMRRVPADARATIGEVGNAEFELLSIGKAGRNRWKGVRPQTRGVAMNPVDHPLGGGEGKTSGGRHPVSPWGKPEGRTRRAHRDSDQLIIRRRRGRGARR, encoded by the coding sequence ATGGCGATTCGTAGACGAAAACCAACCAGTGCAGGGCGACGTTTCCAGTCGGTCTCAACTTTTGATGAACTCACCAAGAAGGCTCCTGAGAAGTCGTTGCTACAGCCGAAGTCGAGCAGTGGGGGTCGTAACTCTAAGGGCCGCAAGACGGCGCGACACCGTGGAGGGGGACACAAACAGCAGTATCGTTTGATAGATTTCAAGCGAACCAAGGATGGAGTTCCGGCTACGGTAGCAGCGATTGAGTACGATCCGAATCGAAATGCTCGTATCGCTCTGCTTCATTATCATGACGGTGAAAAGCGATATATTCTGGCTCCTCGAGGGTTGAAGGTCGGCGATAAGGTGCAATCGGGTGTTGGCGCCGATATTACCGTCGGCAATGCCTTGCCGTTGCGTGCTATCCCAGTCGGGTCTGTGGTTCACAACGTTGAGTTACGTCCTGGCCAGGGGGGTAAAATCGCTAGAAGTGCGGGTATGAGTGTTCAGCTCGTCGGTCGTGACGAGGTTTACGCTACGCTCCGACTCCCATCGACAGAGATGCGACGAGTTCCGGCCGACGCTCGAGCCACCATCGGCGAGGTTGGTAACGCAGAGTTCGAGCTTCTCTCTATTGGTAAGGCCGGTCGAAACCGTTGGAAGGGAGTGCGCCCACAGACCCGTGGTGTCGCCATGAACCCGGTCGATCACCCCCTTGGCGGTGGTGAAGGCAAGACTTCGGGTGGGCGCCACCCGGTCTCCCCTTGGGGTAAACCAGAGGGTCGCACTCGGCGCGCACATCGTGATTCCGATCAGTTAATTATTCGACGACGTCGCGGTCGCGGAGCCAGGAGATAG
- the rplD gene encoding 50S ribosomal protein L4, whose translation MTQQAKVVGVTGSLEGEIVLVDQVFDVPANVGLLHQVVVAEEANRRRGTHSTKTRAEVSGGGAKPFRQKGTGNARQGSTRAPQFTGGGIVHGPRPRSYAQATPKKMVRAALRQALSDRARGGAIYVLRGELETPSTKGAVNIVQAAGLVGKNVSLVALPAEAGIVRSFRNLPELMIATPASLLTRTVLTSDVVLFTEAGLSAIVDRLSDRESE comes from the coding sequence ATGACCCAGCAGGCAAAAGTAGTCGGTGTGACCGGCAGCCTCGAGGGCGAGATCGTCCTCGTAGATCAGGTTTTTGATGTGCCGGCTAACGTTGGCTTGTTGCATCAGGTAGTGGTGGCGGAAGAGGCTAACCGTCGACGAGGTACTCACTCGACCAAGACACGTGCCGAGGTATCTGGTGGTGGTGCTAAGCCGTTCCGTCAGAAGGGTACCGGCAACGCACGCCAGGGCTCGACTCGCGCCCCGCAGTTCACAGGTGGTGGGATTGTCCATGGCCCTCGACCTCGCAGCTATGCGCAGGCCACTCCCAAGAAGATGGTGAGAGCTGCTCTCAGGCAGGCTCTTTCTGACAGGGCTCGTGGCGGCGCTATCTATGTTCTACGTGGCGAGCTGGAGACACCTTCGACCAAAGGCGCTGTCAACATCGTACAGGCCGCCGGACTCGTCGGTAAGAACGTCTCGCTCGTGGCGCTGCCTGCAGAGGCTGGTATCGTCAGGAGTTTTCGGAATCTACCTGAGCTCATGATCGCAACCCCAGCATCGCTTTTGACGCGTACTGTGCTCACAAGCGATGTAGTGCTCTTTACCGAGGCTGGGTTGTCCGCTATTGTTGATCGCTTAAGTGACAGGGAGAGTGAATAA